The following are encoded in a window of Brevibacillus ruminantium genomic DNA:
- a CDS encoding transglutaminase-like domain-containing protein has translation MFKKRLVMMMSAVCLLTAPMTALAGPSTSRIDASEASKGIVKIEKDPQKQTIEKIMISKGNQHFYYSVTDNNRFPLQLGDGKYTVTLLENVAGSNKYRMVENKEVIRNATDEQTVFLQPIQMIYWNDQMKAITKARELTQGLQSDKDKIAAVYNFMIHNISYDFEKAQQVTNDYLPSIEATMNESKGICYDYSALFAAMLRSQGIPTKLIMGRKHDINQYHAWNEVYLKDTNEWVFIDTTYDAAMVKGDTKPLMIKNRQDYVTEKQF, from the coding sequence ATGTTCAAAAAACGCCTTGTGATGATGATGTCTGCTGTTTGTCTCTTGACTGCTCCCATGACGGCGCTGGCCGGTCCATCCACATCGCGTATTGATGCAAGCGAAGCGAGCAAAGGAATTGTAAAAATCGAAAAAGATCCTCAGAAACAAACAATCGAAAAAATTATGATCAGCAAAGGAAATCAACATTTTTATTACAGTGTCACCGACAACAACCGGTTTCCCCTGCAGTTGGGGGATGGTAAATATACAGTCACGCTGCTGGAAAACGTAGCAGGCAGCAACAAATATAGAATGGTAGAAAACAAAGAAGTAATCCGAAACGCTACTGACGAACAGACGGTTTTTCTTCAGCCGATTCAGATGATTTACTGGAACGACCAAATGAAGGCAATCACTAAAGCCAGGGAGCTGACCCAGGGCTTGCAGAGTGACAAAGACAAGATTGCAGCCGTTTACAATTTCATGATTCATAACATCAGCTACGACTTCGAGAAAGCCCAGCAGGTCACCAATGATTATCTCCCCTCGATTGAAGCGACGATGAACGAATCAAAAGGGATTTGTTATGATTACTCAGCGCTATTTGCCGCCATGCTTCGCAGCCAGGGAATTCCCACCAAGCTGATAATGGGCCGCAAACATGATATCAATCAATATCATGCCTGGAACGAGGTTTACCTGAAGGATACCAATGAATGGGTCTTTATCGATACGACCTATGATGCGGCTATGGTAAAAGGCGATACAAAACCGCTGATGATCAAAAATCGTCAAGATTATGTAACGGAAAAACAATTTTAG
- a CDS encoding sensor histidine kinase: protein MKYRTFMTTLALFLFSFHLGIVIISVTTFKDTVRRAEERSLSEHYFITSALIKDFQAVESRGTEIDGSLGSLLQPYSYLSGDKKVKLALYKGNQLVYSSGQELTGPSNIGEPPENGNRLVSIQKAEGRTYVMVSGKLPEPYEVYTLVYLFDTSEAITAWEQMKNMLFVAGLLLSCLFACGLLILLNRIFQPLAQISQTSRNIAAGAYETRLPVSGHDELSEMAQSFNHMAEEIQSQIHQLAKAAEQKQQFVDNLAHELRTPLTAIYGYAEYIQKVARTEEDKLFATNYIMSESRRLQNIAYRLLDLATLRENKLEQSRVRMEELVGGVERAMSIKAAERNVQIRYECRFDTLFCDPDLMHILLVNLIDNALKACHPGGLIQLVADLENGHQVIAVQDNGKGMTEEHLAHITEAFYRVDPSRSRAGGGAGLGLSLCQQIADNHGAKLSFSSEPGKGTTAKITFAIRS, encoded by the coding sequence ATGAAATACCGTACCTTTATGACAACCCTTGCCCTTTTTCTCTTCTCCTTTCATCTTGGTATCGTCATTATTTCAGTTACAACCTTCAAAGATACCGTTCGACGAGCAGAAGAGAGGAGCTTGAGCGAACATTATTTTATCACCTCAGCGCTTATCAAGGATTTTCAAGCGGTGGAAAGCCGGGGAACGGAGATTGACGGCTCTTTGGGCTCGCTGCTCCAGCCATACAGCTATCTGTCGGGAGATAAAAAAGTGAAGCTGGCGCTGTACAAGGGCAATCAGCTCGTCTATTCCAGCGGGCAGGAGCTCACAGGGCCGAGCAATATAGGGGAGCCGCCAGAGAACGGCAATCGTCTGGTATCGATTCAAAAAGCAGAGGGGCGCACCTATGTCATGGTGTCGGGAAAGCTTCCAGAGCCCTATGAGGTTTATACCTTGGTCTACCTTTTTGATACGAGCGAAGCCATCACTGCCTGGGAACAGATGAAAAACATGCTCTTCGTTGCGGGACTGCTTCTCTCCTGTCTGTTTGCTTGCGGCCTTTTGATCTTGTTGAATCGGATCTTCCAGCCGCTCGCGCAGATTTCTCAAACCTCCCGCAATATCGCAGCAGGTGCCTATGAGACCAGACTTCCGGTATCCGGTCATGATGAGCTTTCGGAAATGGCACAGAGCTTCAATCATATGGCGGAAGAAATTCAAAGTCAGATACACCAGCTGGCAAAAGCGGCAGAACAGAAGCAGCAATTTGTCGATAATCTGGCCCACGAACTCCGGACTCCTCTGACCGCGATATACGGATATGCGGAATATATCCAGAAAGTCGCCCGTACTGAGGAGGACAAACTGTTTGCAACAAACTACATCATGTCAGAAAGTCGCAGGCTTCAGAATATCGCGTATCGTTTGCTGGATTTAGCAACGCTTCGTGAAAATAAGCTGGAGCAAAGTCGCGTCCGAATGGAAGAGCTCGTTGGCGGAGTTGAGCGAGCGATGTCGATAAAGGCTGCTGAACGGAATGTCCAGATTCGCTATGAGTGCCGCTTCGATACGTTGTTTTGCGACCCTGATCTGATGCATATCCTGCTCGTCAACTTGATTGACAATGCACTGAAAGCATGTCATCCCGGTGGACTCATCCAGCTTGTCGCTGATCTGGAGAATGGTCATCAGGTGATCGCGGTCCAGGATAATGGAAAGGGGATGACGGAGGAACATCTCGCCCATATTACCGAGGCATTTTATCGGGTAGATCCTTCCCGCAGTCGAGCGGGCGGCGGAGCGGGCTTGGGTTTGAGCCTTTGCCAGCAAATCGCGGACAATCACGGGGCAAAGCTGAGCTTTTCATCTGAGCCGGGTAAAGGTACTACCGCCAAAATAACGTTTGCCATCCGTTCCTGA
- a CDS encoding response regulator — translation MKAIIVDDERLALKKMENLLREQVDLDGRIELIGTYNNAHAALEAARREEVDLAFLDIEMPEINGFELAEQLLKIHPCLSIIFVTAYQEYAVKAFEMNALDYLMKPVHHSRLTVTLQRFMASKEKTARSTEEAKKAMLCCMQRLHYQDTQGRTQSFPWKTLKAPELFAYLVFHRDKTVSKQILIDLLWPDYDTERATTQLHTAIYQIRKIIKTAGLELSIKYMDEGYRLVWGEEKLDVDEWENGVRQAPPVMPETLDQHLAIMALYTGNYLEEHRYIWADYEQERMRLIWLQHVKQIAECFKTLGRHTEAIMLYQKIRETCPDLEDGYFELMKMYAAMNHQGEVRKQFQLISNRLKEEFDVSPSKELIDWYEQWKPGMKE, via the coding sequence TTGAAAGCAATTATTGTGGATGATGAGCGGCTTGCTTTAAAGAAAATGGAGAATCTGCTGCGCGAACAAGTGGACTTGGACGGCCGTATCGAGTTGATCGGTACATACAATAATGCGCACGCAGCCTTGGAAGCAGCCAGACGGGAAGAGGTGGACCTGGCTTTTTTGGATATCGAGATGCCGGAGATTAACGGCTTTGAATTAGCCGAGCAACTGCTGAAGATTCACCCCTGTCTTTCGATTATCTTTGTAACCGCTTATCAGGAATATGCAGTCAAAGCATTTGAAATGAACGCGCTTGATTATTTGATGAAGCCTGTCCATCACAGCAGGTTGACCGTGACCCTGCAGCGATTTATGGCCTCCAAAGAAAAAACAGCAAGAAGCACCGAGGAAGCCAAAAAAGCGATGCTCTGCTGCATGCAAAGATTACATTATCAGGATACGCAGGGAAGGACACAGTCGTTCCCGTGGAAAACACTGAAGGCACCGGAGCTCTTTGCTTATCTCGTGTTTCATCGGGATAAAACGGTGAGTAAACAGATTCTGATCGATTTGCTGTGGCCCGACTATGACACCGAGAGAGCGACCACTCAGCTGCATACGGCCATCTACCAGATTCGGAAGATCATCAAGACGGCTGGGCTCGAATTGTCGATCAAGTATATGGATGAAGGGTATCGCTTGGTCTGGGGAGAGGAAAAGCTGGATGTGGACGAGTGGGAAAACGGTGTGCGCCAGGCTCCACCTGTTATGCCTGAGACACTGGATCAGCATCTGGCGATCATGGCATTATACACCGGCAACTACCTGGAAGAGCATCGATACATCTGGGCGGACTACGAGCAGGAACGGATGCGCTTGATCTGGCTGCAGCATGTCAAGCAAATCGCGGAGTGCTTCAAAACGCTTGGACGACATACCGAGGCCATCATGCTGTATCAAAAGATCAGGGAAACTTGCCCCGATCTGGAGGATGGGTATTTTGAGCTGATGAAAATGTATGCGGCGATGAATCATCAGGGTGAGGTCAGGAAACAATTTCAACTCATTTCAAACAGGTTGAAAGAGGAGTTTGACGTTTCGCCCAGCAAAGAATTGATCGATTGGTATGAGCAGTGGAAACCGGGGATGAAAGAGTAA
- a CDS encoding putative hydro-lyase → MISIADLKPQEARQCIREGRWQKPTAGMANGYTQANLAILPRSHAFDFLLFCQRNPKPCPVLDVTEPGSVVPSLVAPDANLLTDIPKYRVYRHGEMTEEVTSIEHLWREDMVAFLLGCSFTFEKALLENGIPVRHIEEDCNVPMYVTNIACKPAGQFSGPMVVSMRPVPQEQVVRAVQVTSRFPAVHGAPVHIGDPRAIGIQAIDRPDFGDPVPIRDGEVPVFWACGVTPQAVAMQSKPDIMITHAPGHMFITNVRDEQFGVL, encoded by the coding sequence ATGATTTCCATCGCAGACCTGAAACCGCAAGAAGCCCGTCAATGCATAAGAGAAGGACGCTGGCAAAAACCGACGGCAGGAATGGCTAATGGATATACCCAGGCCAATCTGGCGATTTTGCCCCGGTCCCATGCGTTTGACTTCCTTTTGTTCTGCCAGCGCAATCCAAAACCCTGTCCGGTTCTGGACGTAACGGAACCCGGGTCTGTCGTACCGTCGCTTGTGGCTCCTGATGCCAATTTGCTCACGGATATCCCGAAATACCGCGTGTACCGACACGGGGAAATGACGGAGGAAGTCACCAGCATTGAGCATCTGTGGAGAGAGGATATGGTTGCTTTTTTGCTGGGCTGCAGCTTTACGTTTGAGAAGGCGTTGCTGGAAAACGGCATACCTGTCCGGCACATCGAAGAGGATTGCAATGTACCTATGTATGTCACCAATATTGCCTGCAAACCGGCAGGCCAGTTTTCCGGCCCCATGGTGGTAAGCATGCGCCCCGTTCCCCAGGAACAAGTGGTGCGAGCTGTTCAGGTGACCTCCCGTTTTCCGGCCGTACACGGCGCACCAGTGCATATCGGGGACCCGCGAGCAATCGGGATTCAAGCGATCGATCGGCCTGATTTTGGTGATCCGGTACCGATTCGAGACGGCGAGGTTCCGGTCTTTTGGGCTTGTGGTGTAACTCCGCAAGCTGTCGCCATGCAATCGAAGCCAGACATCATGATTACGCATGCCCCGGGACATATGTTTATTACCAATGTGCGCGACGAACAATTTGGGGTTCTCTGA
- a CDS encoding EAL domain-containing protein: MHHQIHGTYDNLLVILSYLIAVTASYSALNLAGRVNMSKGRHRLLWLIFGAASMGLGIWSMHFVGMLALTLPIKVYYNIELVVVSVLLAVLVSGIALLTVTRNELGFKELISAGILMAAGISGMHYTGMAAMIIGITYDPYIVALSIVIAATASLAALWLLFYFRKDQSRFAYLYKLGSALIMGAAIAGMHYTGMYAAQFHTDGFIPGSTDMNIETETLAYIIVVATFLLLGVTLFGVFINKRFSQKDSVIQENESWYLSLYQNIEYGIISINTEGTIMNMNPAVAMIGGFRTEEYINRHISEIGRMIAEEEQEKTNQNNFETAIIRPDGKRVELSVIKVPVEIQDEVVGSHIIIKDITEENKVKEKIKHQAYHDDLTGLPNRRKFNEILTQAIEQYEQDKTSYFAVMMLDIDRFKMINDSLGHTYGDIFLQGVSDRITKSAEGYKATVARLGGDEFTIICETDADGTEAQSLAEQIISALKVPFHLKDSEFYISASIGTALFPVHGKDSVELLKKADAAMYEVKKQGKNGHQFYTPELEDQLITNIELETDLRKAIERNELVVYYQPQFHAENNRMIGVEALVRWNHPTKGMLSPGLFIPIAEETGMIFEIGTWVLREACRQMKLWHEHGGPLIPVSVNLSSQQFHQSNLVAYIKNILEETGLEPKYLELEITESMMMDPAVSISILQELNKIGIRISLDDFGTGYSSLSYLKKFPIHKLKIDRSFITDISISNSDKAIVATIISMAQNLKLDVIAEGIETKDQLDVLTKNDCKEIQGYYFSKPLSAEEVEKSFFEPSRIKGL; this comes from the coding sequence TTGCATCATCAGATACATGGAACCTATGACAATTTGCTGGTTATCCTGTCTTACTTAATCGCTGTCACTGCTTCTTATTCCGCTTTGAACCTGGCGGGAAGAGTAAATATGAGCAAAGGAAGACACAGGCTGCTTTGGCTGATCTTTGGAGCTGCCTCCATGGGGCTGGGCATCTGGTCCATGCATTTCGTCGGAATGCTGGCGCTCACTTTGCCCATAAAGGTTTATTACAATATCGAGCTGGTTGTCGTATCCGTACTCCTGGCGGTTCTGGTGTCAGGGATTGCTCTGCTGACGGTAACGAGAAATGAACTGGGATTCAAAGAGCTGATCTCTGCCGGTATCCTTATGGCAGCCGGAATATCGGGCATGCACTATACAGGAATGGCAGCAATGATTATCGGGATTACCTATGATCCATACATCGTCGCATTGTCCATCGTCATTGCGGCAACTGCCTCACTCGCAGCCCTGTGGCTTCTGTTTTATTTTCGCAAAGATCAATCTCGCTTTGCCTATCTGTACAAACTGGGGAGCGCGCTTATTATGGGAGCCGCGATTGCGGGTATGCATTATACAGGAATGTATGCCGCACAGTTTCATACTGATGGGTTCATCCCGGGCAGTACAGATATGAATATTGAGACGGAAACCCTGGCTTATATCATCGTGGTTGCCACCTTTCTGCTCCTCGGTGTCACCTTGTTTGGCGTATTTATCAACAAGCGCTTTTCTCAAAAGGATTCCGTGATTCAGGAGAATGAAAGCTGGTATCTCTCTTTGTATCAAAATATTGAATACGGCATTATTTCGATTAATACGGAAGGTACGATCATGAACATGAATCCTGCCGTCGCGATGATTGGGGGATTTCGGACAGAAGAATACATCAACCGGCACATTTCCGAAATCGGACGAATGATTGCAGAGGAAGAGCAGGAAAAAACGAACCAAAACAATTTTGAGACGGCCATAATACGACCGGACGGCAAACGTGTCGAACTGAGTGTTATCAAAGTGCCTGTGGAAATTCAAGATGAAGTGGTTGGTAGTCATATCATCATAAAGGATATAACGGAAGAGAATAAAGTGAAAGAGAAAATCAAACATCAGGCGTATCATGATGATTTGACAGGCTTGCCGAATCGAAGAAAATTTAACGAGATTCTCACCCAAGCCATTGAGCAGTATGAGCAGGACAAGACTTCCTACTTTGCCGTCATGATGTTGGATATCGATCGCTTTAAAATGATAAACGACTCTCTCGGACACACATACGGCGATATTTTTTTGCAAGGCGTAAGCGATCGAATCACGAAGAGTGCAGAAGGGTACAAAGCGACAGTTGCCCGCCTGGGCGGAGATGAATTTACCATTATCTGCGAGACGGATGCGGATGGAACAGAGGCTCAGAGTTTGGCTGAACAGATTATCAGCGCGCTGAAGGTTCCTTTCCATTTGAAAGATAGCGAGTTTTACATCTCGGCAAGTATCGGTACAGCCTTGTTCCCCGTGCATGGAAAGGATTCAGTTGAACTGCTGAAAAAAGCAGATGCAGCTATGTATGAAGTGAAAAAGCAAGGCAAAAACGGCCATCAATTTTACACGCCGGAGCTTGAAGACCAACTGATCACAAACATTGAACTGGAAACGGATTTGCGGAAAGCGATCGAACGCAACGAACTGGTCGTCTACTATCAACCTCAATTTCATGCGGAAAATAACCGGATGATTGGCGTAGAAGCACTGGTGAGATGGAACCATCCGACAAAAGGGATGCTGTCACCGGGCTTGTTTATTCCCATCGCGGAAGAGACGGGCATGATTTTTGAGATTGGGACATGGGTTTTACGTGAAGCGTGCAGACAAATGAAGCTGTGGCATGAGCACGGAGGTCCATTGATTCCGGTTTCGGTAAACTTGTCTTCTCAGCAATTTCATCAGTCGAACCTGGTAGCGTACATCAAAAATATTCTGGAGGAAACCGGACTGGAACCCAAATATTTGGAGTTGGAAATCACGGAGAGCATGATGATGGACCCTGCCGTCTCGATCAGTATCCTGCAGGAGCTGAACAAAATCGGGATTCGGATCAGCCTGGATGACTTTGGCACGGGATACAGCTCCCTTAGCTATTTGAAAAAGTTCCCGATCCACAAATTGAAGATTGACCGATCCTTTATCACCGATATTTCCATAAGCAATAGCGATAAAGCGATTGTGGCTACCATTATCTCCATGGCCCAGAATCTAAAATTGGATGTGATTGCGGAGGGCATCGAAACAAAGGATCAGCTTGACGTTCTTACGAAAAATGACTGCAAGGAAATTCAAGGCTACTATTTCAGCAAGCCATTGTCAGCGGAGGAAGTGGAAAAGTCATTTTTCGAGCCATCCAGAATAAAGGGCTTGTAA
- a CDS encoding response regulator transcription factor has translation MATILIVEDEIPINELLKRNLQSVGHTCICVFDGRAAIHELEQREVDLVLLDIMLPELDGYEVFRQIRGTPTIFLTAKSSLPDKVKGLTLGADDYLAKPFEMLELLARVDAVLRRTKKECRRFELDGVTIDFESRQVFLDGSPVECTPKEFALLEVLVNNRNIALSRDKLLELAWGFDYVGDTRTVDVHIQKLRKKLDMESRIKTVYKMGYRLEV, from the coding sequence ATGGCAACCATCTTGATTGTCGAGGATGAAATTCCGATTAACGAGCTACTCAAAAGAAATCTGCAATCAGTGGGACATACATGTATTTGCGTGTTTGATGGCAGGGCAGCCATCCATGAGCTGGAACAGCGCGAAGTAGATTTGGTCTTGCTGGACATCATGCTTCCAGAGCTGGACGGCTATGAAGTCTTTCGGCAAATCCGGGGGACTCCGACGATTTTCCTGACGGCCAAAAGCAGTTTGCCGGATAAGGTGAAGGGGCTCACTCTCGGCGCCGACGATTATCTGGCCAAACCCTTTGAGATGCTGGAGCTGCTGGCGCGAGTGGATGCGGTGCTCAGGCGTACCAAGAAGGAGTGCAGGCGGTTTGAGCTGGATGGGGTAACCATCGATTTTGAGAGCAGACAAGTATTCCTCGATGGATCACCGGTTGAATGTACGCCCAAAGAATTCGCATTGCTCGAGGTGCTGGTCAATAATCGCAATATTGCCCTGTCCCGGGACAAGCTGCTGGAGCTTGCGTGGGGCTTTGATTATGTAGGGGATACACGGACGGTGGACGTTCATATTCAAAAGCTGAGAAAAAAGCTGGATATGGAGTCCAGAATCAAAACGGTTTACAAGATGGGGTATCGTTTAGAGGTGTAG
- a CDS encoding ribonuclease P Rpr2/Rpp21/SNM1 subunit family protein has protein sequence MKANRLERGSLKKTLAVGAVIIGASTLLFQGLIQAVTAAEFKKTDTIPTSYANFTAASSQAAQNSLPAGYKKANYTVGTIDLEYYRNQTPTSKDMTKEAAAEIGAQALWQVFDLNLEGQVIQMGYGQATESLPRSTWSGDVYIGGKLAYTFFLDSVTGELFGLARSRTLDKQVSLAFDPVLAKNPQEYVELARKLAEKNNVVHSPIKTVEYNSQGYSNNDPDITMYVTGENGELATMSFSRYDKALLGIGYSTPTKHALEFSEKQMQRLQEKVKELEKSAPPAENETPFLRSIELD, from the coding sequence ATGAAAGCAAACAGACTGGAAAGAGGAAGCTTGAAAAAAACCTTGGCAGTGGGAGCTGTGATTATTGGAGCAAGCACCTTACTGTTCCAAGGGTTGATCCAGGCAGTGACAGCAGCGGAATTCAAAAAAACGGATACGATCCCGACAAGCTATGCCAATTTTACAGCGGCGTCCTCCCAAGCGGCACAGAACAGCTTGCCGGCAGGGTACAAAAAAGCGAATTACACTGTGGGAACGATTGATCTGGAATACTATCGCAACCAAACGCCAACCAGCAAGGATATGACCAAAGAAGCGGCGGCGGAAATCGGAGCGCAGGCTCTGTGGCAAGTATTTGACCTGAACTTGGAGGGGCAGGTGATACAGATGGGCTACGGACAGGCAACCGAAAGTCTTCCCCGTTCAACCTGGTCGGGTGATGTGTATATCGGCGGCAAGCTCGCCTATACGTTCTTTCTGGACTCTGTAACAGGAGAGCTGTTTGGTTTAGCGCGAAGCAGAACGTTGGATAAACAGGTTTCACTCGCCTTTGATCCAGTCCTTGCGAAAAACCCGCAGGAATACGTGGAACTGGCAAGGAAACTGGCGGAGAAAAACAACGTGGTCCACAGCCCGATCAAGACGGTTGAATACAATAGCCAAGGGTACAGTAACAATGATCCGGATATCACCATGTATGTAACGGGCGAAAATGGGGAGCTGGCTACCATGAGCTTCTCCCGCTATGATAAGGCATTGCTCGGTATCGGCTACAGTACGCCAACCAAGCACGCGCTGGAATTCAGTGAAAAGCAAATGCAGCGCTTGCAGGAAAAAGTCAAAGAGCTGGAGAAATCTGCTCCACCTGCAGAAAACGAAACACCCTTTTTACGATCTATTGAACTGGATTGA
- a CDS encoding class D sortase produces the protein MKTKLVSTLLILTGIVILFFPKLSELYYDYQQQKLVREWQSTMENIHNGDEPAQAIQAATNTSGDVHDGDVQQEGAKESQETELDFSSYPGMEGILMIEKINLKLPILHGATDKNMKTTVASIANTGKAGEIGNYAIAGHRNYTYGRNFNRLDELEQSDTIIVDSGEGQFEYTVTEKLYVKPEEVWVLEANNVDREITLITCHPMENPTHRLIIKGKVIDGQKNVE, from the coding sequence ATGAAGACGAAACTCGTATCCACTCTGCTTATTCTTACCGGGATTGTGATTCTGTTTTTCCCGAAGCTGTCGGAGCTGTACTATGACTATCAGCAACAAAAGCTGGTCAGGGAATGGCAGAGCACCATGGAAAACATTCATAACGGGGATGAACCCGCACAAGCCATACAGGCAGCCACGAATACATCCGGTGACGTTCACGATGGTGACGTGCAACAGGAGGGAGCAAAAGAGTCCCAGGAGACAGAACTAGATTTCAGCAGTTATCCCGGCATGGAAGGCATCCTGATGATCGAAAAAATCAATTTGAAACTGCCGATTCTGCATGGCGCCACCGATAAAAATATGAAAACGACCGTCGCCAGTATCGCCAATACCGGGAAGGCCGGAGAGATCGGTAACTATGCGATAGCCGGACATCGCAACTACACGTATGGACGAAACTTTAACCGGCTGGATGAATTGGAGCAAAGCGATACGATCATCGTAGATAGCGGAGAAGGCCAGTTTGAATATACGGTCACAGAGAAGCTGTATGTAAAGCCGGAAGAAGTCTGGGTGTTGGAGGCAAATAACGTCGATCGAGAAATCACGCTGATCACCTGCCATCCCATGGAAAACCCGACGCATCGGCTGATTATCAAAGGCAAAGTCATTGATGGTCAGAAAAATGTCGAATAA
- a CDS encoding ABC transporter permease codes for MREMMWLIRKTLTDTFRKKSSWFVYFGLPIVGILISMFLYSNISSGTIRVGISNQDGNQAITMDVIRFMEGLNQLTVTVTDEQSLHDDIASGKLDSGIIFEPGFAASVREGKPDHLNIVSVKGRQVTAYIKAMLQSYIGNIAAIGKESRGDEAAFSRIYAAYSEQDFKLKAVTLQDKSSTKAMTYQSIGFLAMFMMFSAVNMTEIILKEKENRTFLRLLSSPISARTYVFSNVIVNFMIMLLQIVVTLIMMKNVFHIDSGITYGQLILSLLLFALAAIGLSLLIVAFANSTAGAGAMQNLIITPSCLLAGCFFPMDIMPDTVRKISNFLPQHWLLDMINKLQQGHSLGSLYVNMAILIAFAAVFSLIAIYRFSRNNDVRQFV; via the coding sequence TTTCGCAAAAAAAGCAGCTGGTTCGTCTACTTTGGTTTGCCGATTGTAGGCATTCTGATTTCCATGTTTCTCTACAGCAACATAAGCTCAGGCACGATACGTGTAGGCATTAGCAACCAGGACGGCAATCAGGCAATTACGATGGACGTGATACGGTTCATGGAAGGGTTGAATCAACTCACAGTTACCGTCACAGATGAACAAAGCCTCCACGACGACATCGCATCCGGAAAGCTGGACAGCGGGATCATTTTTGAGCCAGGGTTTGCTGCCAGTGTGCGGGAGGGCAAGCCGGATCACCTGAACATCGTCTCGGTGAAAGGAAGGCAAGTAACTGCCTACATCAAAGCCATGCTCCAAAGCTATATCGGCAATATCGCAGCCATCGGCAAGGAATCACGCGGGGATGAAGCGGCGTTCTCCCGGATCTATGCGGCATACAGCGAGCAAGATTTTAAGCTGAAGGCGGTAACGCTGCAAGACAAGTCAAGCACGAAGGCGATGACGTATCAATCGATTGGCTTTCTCGCTATGTTCATGATGTTTTCTGCGGTCAATATGACGGAGATCATTCTCAAAGAAAAAGAAAACCGAACCTTTCTGCGCCTGCTCTCATCGCCGATATCGGCCAGGACATATGTGTTCTCGAACGTCATTGTGAACTTCATGATCATGCTGCTGCAAATTGTGGTTACGCTGATTATGATGAAAAACGTCTTCCATATAGATTCGGGCATCACCTACGGTCAATTGATTCTCTCTCTTCTGCTGTTTGCGCTGGCGGCTATCGGTCTTTCGCTCTTGATCGTTGCCTTTGCGAACAGTACGGCGGGTGCCGGCGCTATGCAAAATCTGATTATCACGCCGAGTTGCCTGCTTGCTGGCTGCTTTTTCCCGATGGACATTATGCCGGACACCGTACGCAAAATCTCGAACTTTTTGCCGCAGCATTGGCTGCTGGACATGATCAATAAGCTTCAGCAGGGCCATAGCCTGGGGAGCTTGTATGTGAATATGGCGATTCTGATTGCGTTCGCCGCTGTCTTTTCCTTGATCGCCATTTACCGGTTTAGTCGCAATAATGACGTCAGACAGTTTGTCTAA